Part of the Acidobacteriota bacterium genome, CGGAGCCGTCGTCCTGGCGAAGGGGCGTTCCTTCAAGGTGGTCAACGTCAACAGTAACCACACCAATGTCCTGGTCGGTTCCGAGAAGAAGCTAGAGGTCGGCGATGCCGTCACCCTCGTCGGGCCCGATGATCCGGCGGTGACTCCGGAAGGCCTTGCCAAGAGCATCGGTGGACACAACTATCGCCAGATCGACTTGAAGGGTTACTTGCCGAAATTCATCCGATGAGACTTCTGCAACTCCTCGTCCTAGCTCTCGTCCTCACGCCCTCTCTCCTTGCGGCCGACCGGGTGCCGGTGGCCCCCGGCGTCGAGCTTCACTATGTCGAGGCCGGCGAGGGGGCACCGATGGTCTTCGTTCCCGGCTGGACCATGACCAGTGACCTGTTCCGCGCCCAGATCGAGGCCTTCTCCGATAACCATCGGGTCTTGAGCTTCGATCCCCGCAGCCATGGCAAGAGCACCAAGGTTGGTGAGGGCAACACCTACGCCCAGCACGGCCGTGACCTCGGAGCTCTACTCGACCAGCTCGGGCTCGACGAGGTCGTTCTGATCGGCTGGTCTTCGGGTTGCCACGACGTGCTCGCTTATGTGCGGGAGTACGGTGTCGCCAAACTGCGCGGCGTGGTTCTCGTCGATGAGCCGCCGAAAGCCGTTGGCGACCCCGAGGCGGAGTGGGTCTATGGAGACTTCGACGACTATCGCGGGACCCTGGAGTCTCTCCTTTATCGTCGGCGAGAGTCCGCCGAAGGACTGGCGCGCTGGATGACGGCTCGGGATCTCGAAGAGGAGGAGCTACGCTGGGTGGTGGATCAATCTCTCGCCACGCCAACCGAGGCGGCGCTCTCGCTGATGGTCGATACGATGCTGCTCGACTACACAGCCGAAGCGCGCTCCCTCGACGGCCGGGTGCCGGTGCTCTTCATGGTGCGGGAGGGCTGGGTCGACACCGCCCGGGCCTGGATCGAGAAGAGTATTCCGGCGGCGCAAGTGGAAGTCCTGAGCTCCCATGCGGAGCATTGGGAGCGGCCGCGAGAATTCAACCGCAAGCTCAGGAAGTTCCTCGACAGCATCGATCTCCCCTCCCAATGGGGTGGGGAAAGATCGTCCCGGAGCGGACCGCCACCGGCTCAGTCCGATTGACCTTGGCTGCCGTCTGGCGGCACACTGTGTCGGCAGGATTAGGTCGGGCCAGCGCTGTTGCCCGCCGGTTGACGCCCATCTGTTCGGCGGCGAGTTCATCTGCCGCATTCAACAAGGATTCTCATGGGAACAGTCCACTTGGTCTTCGGACCCCAAGGTGCCGGGAAGTCGACCTACGCGCGTCGGCTCTCCGACGAGACTCGAGCGGTCTACTTTTCGATCGACGACTGGATGCATCAGCTCTACGGTCCGGACCTCCCAAAGCCTCTCGACTTTTCCTGGATCATGGAGAGGGTTCGGAGGTCTGAGCAGCGCATCTGGGCGACGGCCTCCGAGGTTGCAGGGATCGGAAGCGACGTGGTGTTGGATCTCGGATTCATGAAGGTCGCGAATCGCAGTGAATTCGTAGATCTGGCTCGAGCCGCTGAGCTTCCGGTCCAGTTACATTTCATTGATGCGCCTCACGATATTCGCAGAAGCCGTGTTCTCGCTCGAAACTCCGCCAAGGGCGAGACTTTCTCTTTCGAGGTCACGCCTGCCATGTTCGACTTCATGGAAAGTCAGTTTCAACGGCCGACTCCTGCCGAGCTCTCGACTGCGACAGTGGTGAATTCGGAGTAGAGACTGCCGAGGGGCCGCTCTTCGAGAAGAAGCTTCAGTCGCCGGTCGATGCCTGCCAAGCAGTTGGCGTGTGTGAAGGGTAGGTAGCCAGCGAGAGGTCGGACTCTCGAGTCTGTATCGTCAAGAAAACAAGGCGTTTACCAAGTGGCTGGCGCCTGCTCTACTGAGAACCGGACTCTCGAGTCTGTATCGTCAAGAAAACAAGGCGTTTACCAAGTGGCTGGCACCTGCTCTATTGGGCACCTGCTCTATTGGCTTCATCGTCAAGAAAACAAGGCGTTTACCAAGTGGCTGGCACCTGCTCTACTCAACGCTCGCGAGAGCTTCGCGAGCCGATGGTGCCCCCTGGGGCGGGCGGTCCCAGGACTCCGGAAGGGTCGCGACCGCACGTTCTAGGTGGCCGCGGGCTTCGTCTTTACGCCCCTGGCCGAGGAGGGCGAGGCCGAGGGAGAGCTCGAGCTGACCGGCGGCGAGGCTGGTGGGGCCGACCGAGTCGAGGGCTTGGTCGAGGTTGCTGCGGGCGAGGCGCTCGGCGCGCTCGAAGCGCTGGTCGACGAGGGCGAGGGCGCTTTCCAGGTTAGCGACCTGAAGGCGATCGTGGATCTCGAGGGACTCGCGTTCGGATTGGCCGATGCCGTCGAAAATCTCCTCCGCGGTGGTCGTGTCGCCGCGCCTGAGGGCGAGGCTGGCGCGGGCCGCGAGACCCCGGAGTAAGAGCTTTCCGTCGCG contains:
- a CDS encoding alpha/beta hydrolase, giving the protein MRLLQLLVLALVLTPSLLAADRVPVAPGVELHYVEAGEGAPMVFVPGWTMTSDLFRAQIEAFSDNHRVLSFDPRSHGKSTKVGEGNTYAQHGRDLGALLDQLGLDEVVLIGWSSGCHDVLAYVREYGVAKLRGVVLVDEPPKAVGDPEAEWVYGDFDDYRGTLESLLYRRRESAEGLARWMTARDLEEEELRWVVDQSLATPTEAALSLMVDTMLLDYTAEARSLDGRVPVLFMVREGWVDTARAWIEKSIPAAQVEVLSSHAEHWERPREFNRKLRKFLDSIDLPSQWGGERSSRSGPPPAQSD
- a CDS encoding ATP-binding protein translates to MGTVHLVFGPQGAGKSTYARRLSDETRAVYFSIDDWMHQLYGPDLPKPLDFSWIMERVRRSEQRIWATASEVAGIGSDVVLDLGFMKVANRSEFVDLARAAELPVQLHFIDAPHDIRRSRVLARNSAKGETFSFEVTPAMFDFMESQFQRPTPAELSTATVVNSE